The genome window CGTTAGTGCATGTTACAATATAGTCAATAATATTAGGTGGGAACGTTTTATGAAAAACATCTATGACCGTCGTACCTGGGCCGACATTAAATTGAGCACCCGCAGAAAGGGCATCAAATTCAAACAACGGTATATCTGTTTTTGTAGTTTCCCAGTCATTTGGAGCTTCAATGTCGTTACCAGACTGTCTAACATTACCCTCTTCCGGGATTCCGGTCGGATTATTTCTTTGGGCATCTTCAGATCTTGATGGCATTAGTGACGCACGGGGCGAgttatttctttcagcttcaaccggattcggtggcggcggcgacgcaggtgagtcatttctttcagcttcaaccagATCCGGTGGCGAcggcgacgcaggtgagtcatttctttcagcttcaaccggttccggtggcggcggcgacgcaggtgagttattcctttcagcttcaaccggatccggtggcggcggcgacgcaggtgagtcatttctttcagcttcaaccggatccggtggcggcggcgacgcaggtgagtcatttctttcagcttcaaccagATCTGGTGGCGAcggcgacgcaggtgagtcatttctttcagcttcaaccggatccggtggcggcggcgaaccaggtgagtcatttctttcagcttcaaccggatccggtggcggcggcgacgcaggtgagtcatttctttcagcttcaaccgaaTCCGGTGGCGGAGGCGAagcaggtgagtcatttctttcagcttcaaccggatccggtggcggcggcgacgcaggtgagtcatttctgtcagtttcaaccggatccggtggcggcggcgatgCCAGAGGTGACTGATTTCTCGTACAAATTGACATATTTTCTATTTCTGTCGGGTCAGGAAGCAAAGATGAGATTTCTAAAACATTTATATCACCCAAGTTGTTCCTTAAAGTTTCTGAATGCAAAGAAATTGTGTCTGCACTGTCATCAGCATGTTCAACTTTCGCCTGTTTTGTTTTAGGTTTGTTTGTGCCATTGTTTGAAGTGGTTGAATGGGAACGTTTAAGAGCTAAACGGCGGCGGCGATGAGAGTCAAAAATACTGCTATTACTTGAAGCTTCCGAAAACGAATCGGTTTCGTTATCATCGTCATTATCTGTACCAGCTTCAGACTCAGACCTGCTCCCCAACGATGGTTTAGTGCGTCTGCAACAAAATTCCAAATCACTAACAACACTGCTGTCTGAATCGTCAGAGGCAGGATCATATTCTTCATCGGAGCCATACTGTCCATCGTCGCTAAATGGGTCTGGTGTACTTTGCCGTGACGAGACATTATCTTCAAACATTTTCATTGAAGCCTTGTTCGTCCGTTGTGGTCGTTTCTCCTCCTGCAGacagtaaaattatttaaaactatagCTTCTGCCCCGCGACTACGTTCGCTCACATCGGAATCCCGCGAGAACCTTATTGTTTCCCGAGATAAAAAGTATACTATGTTCTTCTTCAAAACATTACCAATTTATGTTCAAAATTTCATTCAAATCCGTtaagccgtttaggcatgaaagaataacaaacaaagaaacaaataaacttTCAATAATAGTAGGATTAGCTATTACCCCGCTATAACATTCGCCCATGTCGAATTCCTGCCCTGCCTTTAGTTTCCCGGGATAAAAAGTATCCTATGTTTTTTTCGGGATATGGTCTATCTATGTGCAAAATTTCATGGAATCGTAAAAACGTAGCAAACAAATTTtcagatttataatattagtaggattTATCAGCTCACAAGAACCCAATAACTGACACCTAAATTGTTTAtcacaaaattgtatatttagataGTTACCTGCCtagttcttataaataaaaaataacttaccgTGTCCATTTCAATAGATTTCGTCGTATTTTTTCTATTGCAGGTCTCATTTTTGTCTTTTCCTTTGGGTCGtctttttttagatttcctCTTACTTTCcatctaaaacaataaaattaatgaaaattaaatgataGTAGATCAAAATTATTACCgaaatataacttacaatacacAAAAACATCGAGAAAATTAATGTTTACTTACGACGGTGATTTCGCGCGTAATTGGTGTGCGTCGTGTTCCCGCTGCGAGCGCAACAGCCTCACTGACAGTATGGCGGCGCGTACAAAGGTCACCGTGTGATGACGTTGTGCGtttgtggtgtgggtacttgtaaCTGTGTGAGTGACTGGGAATCATcatgaaataaaacacatttccaGTGGCGCTAGAAGTCCGAGATTTAGATATGGCGTGGCGCTAGTACGtagttttatgatttttatacgGATATCCAACGTTCTTGTACGTTCTACGCTTTACTCATGTTTTTATTTCGGCGTGATAAAACGATGTGCTACATCACTTAGATTGATTTTCGACGTATACCTACGTTGTTAGCATGAATGTGTTAAGGACGTTCCCGGCACTAAACGGCGCAACAAAAACAAGACACAAAAGGCGAAAACATAATATGTAAAAGGAGCCATATGACCTAATCTTTAGGCAGATAACGCCAGAGTATGGAATATGGAATATGAaaatcctaacacacttctcttgcctcttaattttattttaagttatacctgtcattttcttattcgccgaaaaggtaAGGGACCAAAAAAGACCGAAAAGAAAGGAGAGGGatgattgataattttaattttaaaatgaatgaataacccgggcgaataaaataggcatttcgctcatatgcaatccgtttgacgtgtgctgtcaacctaATTCTGCTTATGTCGTGTCATGTcgtgacatgtgttccataaattttatgcctgtcgattacccgtccctttcattaaaataatattagacgGTGTCTATAGGAAGCAGCACCAATAATGTAGGTAGTAGGTACCCAACCTACACAAGGATTTCCTTAACGGACGGAGGCAACTACGTAATAATgccggtaaaaaaataaaaatccaaaAGCCTTGCACGAACTTCgggtttatttaggtatttatttaaatcagggAACGTGGTCCATACAAT of Pectinophora gossypiella chromosome 16, ilPecGoss1.1, whole genome shotgun sequence contains these proteins:
- the LOC126373955 gene encoding piggyBac transposable element-derived protein 4-like isoform X2 gives rise to the protein MMIPSHSHSYKYPHHKRTTSSHGDLCTRRHTVSEAVALAAGTRRTPITREITVMESKRKSKKRRPKGKDKNETCNRKNTTKSIEMDTEEKRPQRTNKASMKMFEDNVSSRQSTPDPFSDDGQYGSDEEYDPASDDSDSSVVSDLEFCCRRTKPSLGSRSESEAGTDNDDDNETDSFSEASSNSSIFDSHRRRRLALKRSHSTTSNNGTNKPKTKQAKVEHADDSADTISLHSETLRNNLGDINVLEISSLLPDPTEIENMSICTRNQSPLASPPPPDPVETDRNDSPASPPPPDPVEAERNDSPASPPPPDSVEAERNDSPASPPPPDPVEAERNDSPASPPPPDPVEAERNDSPASPSPPDLVEAERNDSPASPPPPNPVEAERNNSPRASLMPSRSEDAQRNNPTGIPEEGNVRQSGNDIEAPNDWETTKTDIPLFEFDALSAGAQFNVGPGTTVIDVFHKTFPPNIIDYIVTCTNAYGKALCLSKRPATRNTRHYNFKDTNQEEVRKFLGLCLLMGQIKIPQKRKHFTYSDPLYYHPIFSFIMSARRFEQILRCLSASDLTAKGKEKIVNFIEMLCKNFRDCYKPYRDLSLDESLLLFRGRLSFRQYIKSKKARYGIKFYELTSSDGYVLNLMMYAGKDAENEVQKGKKTEKLVLHLMKPYLLKGHHLYMDNYYNSVQLSQKLVDLKTHTTGTLRANRKGNPQEITKKKLKRNQHVWMRKNKVYVSKWVDKRPVLMVTTSVQPKMKEVSNRFGKRRMKPEEVAIYNQYMSGIDRADQMISYYSSPRKSLRWYKKVLFHLLDVAVWNAFFIYRKYCQDKCDFLVFRDELIRNLLNIQDLQAKHLILDRSKYDNRRSGRAVVLDTGKINEEVGSSVRHGHWPEKIPVPAGSKKNSNYLKCKLCTKKKIRKETGLRCKGCDDKPALCALCFEEWHSQV
- the LOC126373955 gene encoding piggyBac transposable element-derived protein 4-like isoform X3 is translated as MMIPSHSHSYKYPHHKRTTSSHGDLCTRRHTVSEAVALAAGTRRTPITREITVMESKRKSKKRRPKGKDKNETCNRKNTTKSIEMDTEEKRPQRTNKASMKMFEDNVSSRQSTPDPFSDDGQYGSDEEYDPASDDSDSSVVSDLEFCCRRTKPSLGSRSESEAGTDNDDDNETDSFSEASSNSSIFDSHRRRRLALKRSHSTTSNNGTNKPKTKQAKVEHADDSADTISLHSETLRNNLGDINVLEISSLLPDPTEIENMSICTRNQSPLASPPPPDPVETDRNDSPASPPPPDPVEAERNDSPASPPPPDSVEAERNDSPASPPPPDPVEAERNDSPASPSPPDLVEAERNDSPASPPPPNPVEAERNNSPRASLMPSRSEDAQRNNPTGIPEEGNVRQSGNDIEAPNDWETTKTDIPLFEFDALSAGAQFNVGPGTTVIDVFHKTFPPNIIDYIVTCTNAYGKALCLSKRPATRNTRHYNFKDTNQEEVRKFLGLCLLMGQIKIPQKRKHFTYSDPLYYHPIFSFIMSARRFEQILRCLSASDLTAKGKEKIVNFIEMLCKNFRDCYKPYRDLSLDESLLLFRGRLSFRQYIKSKKARYGIKFYELTSSDGYVLNLMMYAGKDAENEVQKGKKTEKLVLHLMKPYLLKGHHLYMDNYYNSVQLSQKLVDLKTHTTGTLRANRKGNPQEITKKKLKRNQHVWMRKNKVYVSKWVDKRPVLMVTTSVQPKMKEVSNRFGKRRMKPEEVAIYNQYMSGIDRADQMISYYSSPRKSLRWYKKVLFHLLDVAVWNAFFIYRKYCQDKCDFLVFRDELIRNLLNIQDLQAKHLILDRSKYDNRRSGRAVVLDTGKINEEVGSSVRHGHWPEKIPVPAGSKKNSNYLKCKLCTKKKIRKETGLRCKGCDDKPALCALCFEEWHSQV
- the LOC126373955 gene encoding piggyBac transposable element-derived protein 4-like isoform X1: MMIPSHSHSYKYPHHKRTTSSHGDLCTRRHTVSEAVALAAGTRRTPITREITVMESKRKSKKRRPKGKDKNETCNRKNTTKSIEMDTEEKRPQRTNKASMKMFEDNVSSRQSTPDPFSDDGQYGSDEEYDPASDDSDSSVVSDLEFCCRRTKPSLGSRSESEAGTDNDDDNETDSFSEASSNSSIFDSHRRRRLALKRSHSTTSNNGTNKPKTKQAKVEHADDSADTISLHSETLRNNLGDINVLEISSLLPDPTEIENMSICTRNQSPLASPPPPDPVETDRNDSPASPPPPDPVEAERNDSPASPPPPDSVEAERNDSPASPPPPDPVEAERNDSPGSPPPPDPVEAERNDSPASPSPPDLVEAERNDSPASPPPPNPVEAERNNSPRASLMPSRSEDAQRNNPTGIPEEGNVRQSGNDIEAPNDWETTKTDIPLFEFDALSAGAQFNVGPGTTVIDVFHKTFPPNIIDYIVTCTNAYGKALCLSKRPATRNTRHYNFKDTNQEEVRKFLGLCLLMGQIKIPQKRKHFTYSDPLYYHPIFSFIMSARRFEQILRCLSASDLTAKGKEKIVNFIEMLCKNFRDCYKPYRDLSLDESLLLFRGRLSFRQYIKSKKARYGIKFYELTSSDGYVLNLMMYAGKDAENEVQKGKKTEKLVLHLMKPYLLKGHHLYMDNYYNSVQLSQKLVDLKTHTTGTLRANRKGNPQEITKKKLKRNQHVWMRKNKVYVSKWVDKRPVLMVTTSVQPKMKEVSNRFGKRRMKPEEVAIYNQYMSGIDRADQMISYYSSPRKSLRWYKKVLFHLLDVAVWNAFFIYRKYCQDKCDFLVFRDELIRNLLNIQDLQAKHLILDRSKYDNRRSGRAVVLDTGKINEEVGSSVRHGHWPEKIPVPAGSKKNSNYLKCKLCTKKKIRKETGLRCKGCDDKPALCALCFEEWHSQV
- the LOC126373955 gene encoding piggyBac transposable element-derived protein 4-like isoform X5, with protein sequence MMIPSHSHSYKYPHHKRTTSSHGDLCTRRHTVSEAVALAAGTRRTPITREITVMESKRKSKKRRPKGKDKNETCNRKNTTKSIEMDTEEKRPQRTNKASMKMFEDNVSSRQSTPDPFSDDGQYGSDEEYDPASDDSDSSVVSDLEFCCRRTKPSLGSRSESEAGTDNDDDNETDSFSEASSNSSIFDSHRRRRLALKRSHSTTSNNGTNKPKTKQAKVEHADDSADTISLHSETLRNNLGDINVLEISSLLPDPTEIENMSICTRNQSPLASPPPPDPVETDRNDSPASPPPPDPVEAERNDSPASPPPPDSVEAERNDSPASPPPPDPVEAERNDSPASPPPPDPVEAERNDSPASPPPPNPVEAERNNSPRASLMPSRSEDAQRNNPTGIPEEGNVRQSGNDIEAPNDWETTKTDIPLFEFDALSAGAQFNVGPGTTVIDVFHKTFPPNIIDYIVTCTNAYGKALCLSKRPATRNTRHYNFKDTNQEEVRKFLGLCLLMGQIKIPQKRKHFTYSDPLYYHPIFSFIMSARRFEQILRCLSASDLTAKGKEKIVNFIEMLCKNFRDCYKPYRDLSLDESLLLFRGRLSFRQYIKSKKARYGIKFYELTSSDGYVLNLMMYAGKDAENEVQKGKKTEKLVLHLMKPYLLKGHHLYMDNYYNSVQLSQKLVDLKTHTTGTLRANRKGNPQEITKKKLKRNQHVWMRKNKVYVSKWVDKRPVLMVTTSVQPKMKEVSNRFGKRRMKPEEVAIYNQYMSGIDRADQMISYYSSPRKSLRWYKKVLFHLLDVAVWNAFFIYRKYCQDKCDFLVFRDELIRNLLNIQDLQAKHLILDRSKYDNRRSGRAVVLDTGKINEEVGSSVRHGHWPEKIPVPAGSKKNSNYLKCKLCTKKKIRKETGLRCKGCDDKPALCALCFEEWHSQV
- the LOC126373955 gene encoding piggyBac transposable element-derived protein 4-like isoform X4 codes for the protein MMIPSHSHSYKYPHHKRTTSSHGDLCTRRHTVSEAVALAAGTRRTPITREITVMESKRKSKKRRPKGKDKNETCNRKNTTKSIEMDTEEKRPQRTNKASMKMFEDNVSSRQSTPDPFSDDGQYGSDEEYDPASDDSDSSVVSDLEFCCRRTKPSLGSRSESEAGTDNDDDNETDSFSEASSNSSIFDSHRRRRLALKRSHSTTSNNGTNKPKTKQAKVEHADDSADTISLHSETLRNNLGDINVLEISSLLPDPTEIENMSICTRNQSPLASPPPPDPVETDRNDSPASPPPPDPVEAERNDSPASPPPPDSVEAERNDSPASPPPPDPVEAERNDSPGSPPPPDPVEAERNDSPASPPPPNPVEAERNNSPRASLMPSRSEDAQRNNPTGIPEEGNVRQSGNDIEAPNDWETTKTDIPLFEFDALSAGAQFNVGPGTTVIDVFHKTFPPNIIDYIVTCTNAYGKALCLSKRPATRNTRHYNFKDTNQEEVRKFLGLCLLMGQIKIPQKRKHFTYSDPLYYHPIFSFIMSARRFEQILRCLSASDLTAKGKEKIVNFIEMLCKNFRDCYKPYRDLSLDESLLLFRGRLSFRQYIKSKKARYGIKFYELTSSDGYVLNLMMYAGKDAENEVQKGKKTEKLVLHLMKPYLLKGHHLYMDNYYNSVQLSQKLVDLKTHTTGTLRANRKGNPQEITKKKLKRNQHVWMRKNKVYVSKWVDKRPVLMVTTSVQPKMKEVSNRFGKRRMKPEEVAIYNQYMSGIDRADQMISYYSSPRKSLRWYKKVLFHLLDVAVWNAFFIYRKYCQDKCDFLVFRDELIRNLLNIQDLQAKHLILDRSKYDNRRSGRAVVLDTGKINEEVGSSVRHGHWPEKIPVPAGSKKNSNYLKCKLCTKKKIRKETGLRCKGCDDKPALCALCFEEWHSQV